A stretch of the SAR86 cluster bacterium genome encodes the following:
- a CDS encoding class II fumarate hydratase encodes MATKNYRIEKDSLGEVRVPRQALWGAQTQRAVNNFPISGIKMDFPFTKSFVCSLGLIKDAAARANLKLKLLPANKAKAISKAAKEVWQEKHHHEFPIDVFQTGSGTSSNMNANEVIANLASRNSKLKIGPNDDVNMSQSSNDVIPTAIKVSAHMDLTQKLYPALDKLISEIENKAESVKGIIKTGRTHLMDAMPVDFSDELKAWSSQLTASRKMLEVIEERFLDMPQGGTAVGSGINAHKQFAKIFAQELTKLSRSNYKCVASSNFFHELSAQDCSVQLSGELKNLAVILMKISNDLRWMNSGPLAGLSEIELQALQPGSSIMPGKVNPVIPEAVTMVSADVIGNDVSITVAAQAGNFQLNVMLPVIAYNLLKSINLLSGAMDVLSNKAIKTFKVNKKNLEASLSKNPILVTALNPIIGYEKAAEIAKKAYKLGRPIIEVADEETDLTEAQLKKLLNPSKLTKGGISK; translated from the coding sequence ATGGCAACAAAGAACTACCGAATTGAAAAAGATAGCCTAGGTGAGGTAAGGGTTCCTAGGCAAGCCCTTTGGGGAGCGCAGACACAAAGAGCAGTTAACAACTTTCCTATTAGCGGAATAAAAATGGATTTTCCGTTTACTAAGTCTTTTGTCTGCTCTCTTGGGTTAATCAAAGATGCAGCGGCAAGAGCAAATTTAAAATTAAAACTTCTTCCAGCCAATAAAGCCAAAGCTATATCAAAGGCTGCTAAAGAAGTTTGGCAAGAAAAGCATCATCATGAATTCCCAATAGATGTTTTTCAAACTGGTTCTGGAACTAGCTCAAATATGAATGCTAATGAAGTTATCGCAAATCTAGCAAGCAGGAATTCAAAATTAAAAATAGGACCCAACGATGATGTAAATATGAGTCAGAGCAGTAATGATGTTATTCCAACTGCAATAAAAGTATCGGCCCATATGGATTTAACTCAGAAACTTTATCCGGCATTAGATAAACTCATAAGTGAAATTGAAAATAAAGCAGAATCTGTAAAAGGTATTATAAAAACAGGTAGAACTCATTTGATGGATGCTATGCCAGTAGATTTTTCTGATGAACTAAAAGCATGGTCGAGTCAGTTAACCGCTTCTAGAAAAATGCTGGAAGTAATAGAAGAAAGGTTTTTAGACATGCCTCAAGGAGGTACAGCAGTCGGAAGTGGTATAAATGCTCACAAGCAGTTTGCGAAAATTTTTGCACAAGAGCTCACTAAATTGTCTAGAAGTAATTACAAATGCGTGGCCAGTTCTAATTTCTTTCACGAACTCAGCGCACAAGATTGCTCTGTCCAACTCTCAGGTGAGTTAAAAAATTTAGCAGTCATCCTCATGAAAATCTCTAATGATTTAAGGTGGATGAATAGTGGACCATTGGCAGGTTTGTCTGAAATTGAATTACAAGCACTACAACCTGGGAGTAGTATCATGCCAGGTAAGGTTAATCCGGTCATACCGGAGGCCGTGACAATGGTTTCAGCCGATGTTATCGGAAATGACGTTTCTATAACGGTTGCAGCCCAAGCAGGAAATTTTCAATTAAATGTCATGTTGCCAGTTATAGCCTACAACTTACTTAAGAGTATCAATCTTTTATCAGGAGCGATGGATGTTCTATCGAATAAAGCCATCAAAACTTTTAAAGTAAACAAGAAAAACCTTGAAGCTTCTTTATCAAAAAATCCTATCCTTGTTACTGCTCTTAACCCAATTATTGGTTATGAAAAAGCTGCAGAGATAGCTAAGAAAGCTTACAAGCTCGGTAGGCCAATAATTGAAGTTGCTGATGAAGAAACAGATTTGACAGAGGCCCAACTTAAGAAGTTATTAAATCCCTCAAAATTAACCAAAGGAGGAATTAGTAAATAG
- a CDS encoding 4a-hydroxytetrahydrobiopterin dehydratase: MEDLLKQKCVACRADAPRVTDDELPALLKEIPDWQPITKDSVLMLNRVFKFNDYEQSLKFTQKVAALAEEEDHHPAILLEWGKVEVTWWTHKIGGLHKNDFIAAAKTDNLIT; encoded by the coding sequence ATGGAAGACTTACTCAAACAAAAATGTGTTGCCTGCAGAGCAGATGCTCCTAGGGTTACTGATGATGAGCTGCCAGCTCTTTTAAAAGAGATACCTGACTGGCAACCTATAACAAAAGATTCAGTTTTAATGCTCAATAGAGTTTTTAAATTTAATGACTATGAACAGTCTTTAAAATTTACTCAGAAAGTTGCTGCCTTAGCCGAAGAGGAAGATCATCATCCCGCGATTCTTTTGGAATGGGGCAAGGTCGAAGTAACGTGGTGGACACATAAGATTGGTGGACTCCATAAGAATGATTTTATTGCTGCCGCAAAGACCGATAACCTAATTACCTAA
- a CDS encoding alpha/beta hydrolase, whose amino-acid sequence MELITTNPDWFNQALDKEHTSKFVEVNGASIEYMEWGNPENQSVIMLHGTNAHAHWFKFIGSMLSDKYHFVVMSFSGMGGSDWRSFYTRDTFVDDVWGVVKDTGMEDPIVVGHSFGGMVSLITASKHSEDMSGLLLVDFVVNKPEEHHEWYEDRAPARPPRIVKEREELIKRFRLMPPQQCINQYLVDYIADHSIRETENGWAWTFDPSAYDGLIIGSDHSKILSELSCPVGFYYGEHTIEFKEGELKTMKDLLPKDSPIFGLKNAQHHLMLDQPLPFIENLDRLIQELLTKSS is encoded by the coding sequence ATGGAACTTATTACAACTAATCCCGATTGGTTTAACCAAGCACTAGATAAAGAACATACAAGCAAGTTCGTTGAAGTAAATGGTGCTAGCATTGAATACATGGAATGGGGAAATCCAGAAAATCAAAGTGTAATCATGCTTCACGGTACCAATGCTCATGCACATTGGTTTAAATTCATTGGATCTATGCTCTCTGATAAATATCATTTTGTTGTCATGAGTTTTTCAGGCATGGGTGGAAGTGACTGGAGGTCTTTTTATACAAGAGATACTTTTGTCGATGATGTTTGGGGAGTAGTCAAGGATACTGGGATGGAGGATCCGATTGTAGTAGGTCATAGTTTTGGTGGTATGGTCTCTTTAATAACTGCTTCAAAACATAGTGAAGACATGTCAGGTCTTTTACTAGTTGATTTTGTGGTGAATAAACCAGAGGAACATCATGAATGGTATGAAGATAGAGCACCTGCAAGACCTCCAAGAATTGTAAAAGAAAGGGAGGAGCTCATTAAAAGATTCAGATTAATGCCTCCTCAGCAATGCATAAATCAATATTTAGTTGATTACATTGCAGATCACTCTATTAGAGAGACTGAAAATGGTTGGGCGTGGACATTCGATCCATCTGCTTACGATGGCTTGATTATAGGTTCAGATCACTCAAAGATATTATCTGAACTTAGCTGTCCAGTTGGCTTTTATTATGGAGAACATACTATTGAATTTAAAGAAGGTGAGTTGAAAACGATGAAAGACCTTCTTCCAAAAGATTCACCTATTTTTGGGTTAAAGAATGCACAACATCATTTAATGTTAGATCAACCTTTACCTTTTATTGAGAACCTTGATCGACTGATTCAAGAACTACTGACTAAATCTTCTTGA